A genomic region of Candidatus Zixiibacteriota bacterium contains the following coding sequences:
- a CDS encoding GAF domain-containing protein, with protein MIAATSAGPSRPALPFFQGALRRRLLFLGLGLLGVTLVVNTIAGSYYTRRLILKGSGELQAELAARVAFEIEEFMDGKLTRLVDFAASASLHGPASERQKMLALLLLKNDPAFKELAIVDGSGREILKVSETRLNLPGELRDRSRAEEFDQAFSGETYVSPVYTSDRAEPYVTLAVPIRLSPREIIGVVVAETNLKALWDVVRNIRFGGAGYAYLVDRKGNLIAHPDSSLVLRRLNLAHVPEVLEFLNSPFSRDEHPAKLGRGITGESVLSTYAPVKSLGWAVVLAEPFETALAEITTMAQYAALLVAVGLGVGALVIVWVSNRITNPIRTLHGGAQRIAAGDLDYRVDVKSGDEIEELADEFNKMALELKNSYSSLERNVELRTRELAALYEVTTAVNQTLELPSILDAVIAKITEMFRFESTRIFLFDESNQYLELQASFEQKPEASRGVRRFSRGQGIVGRVGATAEPLIFEDVETDPRYQALSTSRTAHVLRHRFFAVFPIKTRTRVVGVITFTGAAPRKLGDDEVRMLTSMTEHLGVAVEKVRLFREAEKRSQHLALLNGIGGALSRSLDLNVVFDEAVTNIATRLGFDAVWIYRLGAADGQLHLRAHKGLSDSMAAELAVRPVSIGISGEVIRRGRPMIFEDIKGDQHYHELSRAGKVVSLGFETAAAFPISTKERTIGTLHVANRSKRRFPEDEVRLIESIAQVIGVAVENAELFAEVNRKSSELLQANRELTEATRAKSEFIAAMSHELRTPLNIIIGSTDLTRDGFFGEINAEQKDALQKVSRNARVLLKMINDLLTLSRIEAKKMTLDVSTFDVREVIAHARTYVEQINRDKRLEVLWDVDADIPPVVSDALKLEEILQNLIGNAFKFTPAGRVEVQVRHLDGTDRVQFAVADTGIGIGEEDLGRIFNEFEQIKEAHTGDFNGVGLGLSIVKKYLDLMQGEIRVQSHPGQGSTFTFWIPRNLPLHS; from the coding sequence ATGATCGCGGCGACGTCCGCCGGGCCATCCCGGCCGGCACTTCCGTTTTTCCAGGGCGCCCTCCGGCGGCGCCTGCTTTTCCTGGGGCTCGGCCTGCTCGGGGTAACCCTGGTCGTCAATACCATCGCCGGCTCCTATTATACGCGGCGCTTGATCCTCAAGGGCAGCGGCGAGCTTCAGGCGGAGCTGGCCGCACGGGTGGCCTTCGAGATCGAGGAGTTCATGGACGGAAAGCTCACGCGGCTCGTCGATTTCGCCGCCTCGGCGAGCCTCCACGGGCCCGCCAGCGAGCGGCAGAAGATGCTCGCGCTCTTGTTGTTGAAGAACGATCCTGCGTTCAAGGAGCTGGCGATTGTGGACGGGAGCGGCAGGGAGATCCTGAAGGTTTCGGAAACGCGCCTGAACCTGCCGGGCGAGCTGCGCGACCGCAGCCGCGCCGAGGAATTCGACCAGGCGTTTTCCGGCGAGACCTACGTCAGCCCGGTCTACACGTCGGACCGGGCCGAGCCTTACGTGACCCTGGCGGTGCCCATCCGGCTGAGCCCGCGCGAGATCATCGGGGTCGTCGTCGCGGAGACGAACCTCAAGGCGCTGTGGGACGTGGTGCGCAACATCCGGTTCGGCGGCGCCGGCTACGCCTACCTGGTCGACCGGAAAGGGAACCTGATCGCGCACCCCGATTCATCGCTCGTGCTCAGGCGGCTCAATCTCGCGCACGTCCCCGAGGTCCTGGAGTTCCTGAACAGCCCGTTTTCACGCGACGAGCATCCCGCAAAGCTGGGCCGCGGCATCACGGGTGAAAGCGTTCTGAGCACGTACGCGCCGGTGAAAAGTCTGGGATGGGCGGTGGTCCTGGCGGAGCCCTTCGAGACCGCGCTCGCCGAGATCACCACCATGGCGCAATACGCGGCGCTGCTGGTGGCCGTGGGGCTCGGCGTCGGCGCGCTCGTGATCGTGTGGGTCAGCAACCGAATCACCAACCCGATCCGCACCCTGCACGGCGGAGCGCAGAGGATCGCGGCGGGCGACCTCGATTACCGGGTCGACGTGAAGAGCGGCGACGAGATCGAGGAGCTGGCGGACGAGTTCAACAAGATGGCGCTGGAGCTGAAGAACTCGTACTCGTCCCTCGAGCGCAACGTGGAGCTGCGGACGCGGGAGCTCGCCGCGCTGTACGAGGTGACCACGGCGGTCAATCAGACGCTCGAGCTGCCGAGCATCCTCGACGCGGTCATCGCCAAGATCACCGAGATGTTCCGCTTCGAATCGACGCGCATCTTCCTCTTCGACGAGAGCAACCAGTACCTCGAGCTGCAGGCCTCTTTCGAACAAAAGCCGGAAGCGTCGCGGGGAGTACGGCGGTTCAGCCGCGGGCAGGGGATCGTCGGCAGGGTCGGGGCCACCGCCGAGCCGCTGATTTTCGAGGACGTCGAGACGGATCCGCGCTATCAGGCGCTCAGCACCAGCCGAACCGCCCACGTCCTGCGGCACCGGTTTTTCGCGGTCTTCCCGATCAAGACCCGGACTCGGGTCGTCGGGGTGATCACCTTCACCGGAGCGGCGCCTCGCAAGCTCGGCGACGACGAGGTGAGGATGCTTACCTCCATGACCGAGCATCTGGGCGTCGCCGTCGAGAAGGTCCGGCTGTTCCGGGAAGCCGAGAAACGATCGCAGCATCTGGCGCTGCTGAACGGCATCGGCGGAGCGTTGAGCCGCTCTCTCGACCTCAACGTCGTCTTCGACGAGGCCGTGACCAACATCGCCACGCGCCTGGGTTTCGACGCCGTATGGATCTATCGGCTGGGGGCGGCGGACGGGCAGTTGCACCTGCGGGCGCACAAGGGTCTGAGCGATTCCATGGCGGCCGAGCTGGCGGTGCGACCGGTGAGCATCGGCATCAGCGGCGAGGTGATCAGGCGCGGGCGGCCGATGATTTTCGAGGATATCAAAGGCGACCAGCACTACCACGAGCTGTCGCGGGCCGGGAAGGTCGTCTCGCTGGGTTTCGAGACGGCGGCGGCGTTCCCGATCTCGACCAAGGAGCGAACCATCGGGACGCTGCACGTCGCCAACCGCTCCAAACGGCGGTTTCCGGAGGACGAGGTGCGGCTGATCGAATCCATCGCCCAGGTGATCGGCGTCGCGGTGGAGAATGCCGAGCTGTTCGCCGAGGTCAACCGCAAGAGCTCCGAGCTCCTCCAGGCGAACCGGGAGCTCACGGAGGCGACCCGCGCCAAGTCGGAGTTCATCGCCGCGATGTCGCACGAGCTGCGCACGCCGCTCAACATCATCATCGGGAGCACCGACCTGACGCGAGACGGCTTTTTCGGCGAGATCAACGCGGAGCAGAAGGATGCTCTGCAGAAAGTGTCGCGCAACGCCAGGGTGCTGCTGAAGATGATCAACGATCTGCTCACCCTGTCCCGGATCGAGGCGAAAAAAATGACGCTGGACGTTTCGACCTTCGACGTCAGGGAGGTCATCGCCCACGCGCGCACCTATGTCGAGCAGATCAACCGGGACAAGCGGCTCGAGGTGTTGTGGGACGTCGACGCGGATATCCCGCCGGTCGTCTCCGACGCTCTCAAGCTGGAAGAGATATTGCAAAATCTGATCGGTAACGCCTTCAAGTTCACTCCGGCAGGGCGGGTGGAGGTTCAGGTGCGGCATCTCGACGGCACGGACCGGGTGCAGTTCGCGGTGGCGGATACCGGAATCGGCATCGGCGAGGAGGACCTAGGCCGCATCTTCAACGAGTTCGAGCAGATCAAGGAGGCGCACACGGGCGATTTCAACGGCGTCGGCCTCGGTCTGAGCATCGTGAAAAAATACCTCGACCTCATGCAGGGAGAGATTCGCGTGCAAAGCCATCCGGGGCAGGGCTCCACCTTCACCTTCTGGATCCCCCGCAATCTCCCGCTCCATTCGTGA
- a CDS encoding aldo/keto reductase — protein MSCRGTDPPAMSRRNFIRFASAAALAAFGGDASPIVMRPVPRTGERLPVIGLGTWQTFDVGAAEAERGPLREVLRLFVEHGGAVVDSSPMYGRAETVLGALAAELAVRPRLFIATKVWTSGREAGIRQMEESLRRLRVGTVDLMQVHNLVDWRTHLATLRRWKEQGRVRYIGVTHYSESAYGELERVLRAEELDFLQVNYSVAERAAERRLLPLAVDRAVAVLVNRPFAQAALFDRVRGVPLPPWTAEYGCRTWAQLFLKFVVSHPAVTCAIPATRRSDHLLENLRAGTPPLPDARGRNRIARALAEL, from the coding sequence ATGAGCTGTCGGGGAACGGACCCTCCCGCGATGTCGCGCCGGAATTTCATTCGCTTCGCCTCGGCTGCCGCTCTCGCGGCGTTCGGAGGCGACGCGAGCCCGATCGTGATGCGTCCGGTACCGCGGACGGGCGAACGCTTGCCGGTCATCGGCCTCGGCACCTGGCAGACCTTCGACGTCGGAGCCGCCGAGGCGGAACGTGGCCCTCTGCGGGAGGTGCTCCGCCTCTTCGTGGAGCACGGGGGCGCCGTGGTCGATTCCTCCCCCATGTACGGGCGTGCGGAAACCGTCCTGGGAGCGCTTGCGGCGGAGCTGGCCGTCCGCCCCCGACTGTTCATCGCGACGAAAGTGTGGACGAGCGGCCGCGAGGCGGGGATCCGCCAGATGGAGGAATCCCTGCGCCGGTTGCGAGTCGGGACGGTCGATCTGATGCAGGTGCACAACCTGGTCGACTGGCGCACTCACCTCGCGACCCTCCGGCGCTGGAAAGAGCAGGGCCGGGTCCGCTACATCGGCGTGACGCACTACAGCGAGAGCGCTTATGGAGAACTCGAGCGCGTGCTGCGCGCCGAGGAGCTGGATTTCTTGCAGGTCAACTACTCGGTCGCCGAACGCGCCGCCGAGCGCCGTTTGCTCCCTCTTGCCGTGGATCGCGCCGTGGCGGTGCTGGTCAACCGCCCTTTCGCCCAGGCGGCCCTGTTCGACCGCGTGCGCGGAGTGCCGCTGCCCCCCTGGACGGCCGAGTACGGTTGCAGGACCTGGGCGCAGCTGTTTCTCAAGTTCGTGGTCTCCCACCCCGCGGTCACCTGCGCCATCCCGGCGACTCGAAGAAGCGATCACCTGCTCGAGAACCTGCGCGCCGGGACACCGCCGCTCCCGGATGCACGCGGGCGTAACCGCATCGCCCGCGCTCTCGCGGAACTTTGA
- a CDS encoding isocitrate lyase/phosphoenolpyruvate mutase family protein, which produces MNPRQTLRNLLRRNRLLVAPGCFDGLSARLVQQAGFEAVYFSGGAVARSMGFPDIGLITMSEIIERAALVAASVDLPVIADADTGYGNAVNLVRTVREYERAGVAAIHIEDQITPKRCGHLEGKEVVSLAEMRKKVEAALAARSDPDFCIIARTDARAVHGFEDAIARARAFAEAGADAIFVEAPQSEQELEEIPRRLPGIPLLVNVFKGGKTPMLPARRLEAMGYRIAIYPSETQRAAIHAMRRVLELLRREGTTESMDDALASFKERDRIVGLEDWQKLERAYLPEKQGAPS; this is translated from the coding sequence ATGAACCCACGCCAGACTTTGCGCAATCTCCTTCGCCGCAACCGGCTGCTCGTGGCGCCCGGCTGCTTCGACGGCCTTTCCGCCCGTCTCGTTCAGCAAGCCGGCTTCGAGGCCGTCTACTTCAGCGGCGGCGCGGTGGCCAGGAGCATGGGGTTTCCGGACATCGGCCTGATCACGATGTCCGAGATAATCGAGCGCGCCGCCCTGGTGGCCGCCTCGGTCGACCTCCCGGTCATCGCCGATGCGGACACGGGCTACGGCAACGCGGTCAATCTCGTCCGCACCGTCCGCGAATACGAGCGGGCGGGAGTGGCCGCCATCCACATCGAGGATCAGATCACGCCCAAGCGCTGCGGCCATCTGGAGGGCAAGGAAGTCGTTTCGCTCGCCGAAATGCGCAAGAAGGTGGAAGCGGCGCTGGCCGCGCGCAGCGACCCCGATTTTTGCATCATCGCCCGCACCGACGCGCGGGCCGTGCACGGGTTCGAGGATGCGATCGCGCGTGCGCGGGCCTTTGCGGAAGCCGGTGCCGACGCGATCTTCGTCGAGGCGCCGCAATCGGAGCAGGAGCTGGAGGAGATTCCCCGGCGGCTTCCCGGCATCCCCCTGCTGGTCAACGTCTTCAAAGGCGGGAAGACCCCGATGCTGCCCGCCCGGCGGCTGGAAGCGATGGGTTACCGGATCGCCATCTACCCGTCCGAAACACAACGCGCGGCCATCCACGCGATGCGGCGGGTGCTCGAGCTGCTCAGGCGGGAAGGCACCACCGAATCGATGGACGATGCGCTTGCCTCGTTCAAGGAGCGCGACCGGATCGTCGGGCTCGAGGACTGGCAAAAGCTCGAACGCGCGTACCTGCCGGAGAAGCAGGGGGCCCCGTCGTGA
- a CDS encoding amidase family protein, with translation MADFNVLETTIDDIHAAYRSGALTAKRLVELYLDRIDRYDKQGPALNAIITINPGALAEAERLDTAFRASGFVGPLHGIPIVVKDQADVRGLPTTLGSVLFKDYFPDRDCFVVDRLKRAGAVILAKATLGELGGGDTHGSLFGSTRNPYDLERTAGGSSGGSAVSVSANYCTVAVGQEGFASIRRPAIWNCVAGMRPTAGLVSRSGVFAGWPSVNGSLGPMARTVADLAKLLDAMVGYDPEDPLTARGAAHVPETFAQFLDPAGLKGARIGILREPMGFHTEPQSEDFARVDEVFARAVGELREAGAEIVDPISIPRLNELLAKRAVSFAEEEESFKTYFGRSGRSPYPSREAVAQSPEFSKVVKGSQERWKRKPDPAAHYEYLKAREELLTSLLKAMADHRLDAIVHKAVEHQPTLIRDGVNPPFVDQKGAPHLNTFLVFVPSVVVPAGFTSDRLPAGITFLGRPYDDGRMIRLAYSYEQATRHRRPPASTTPM, from the coding sequence ATGGCTGACTTCAACGTTCTCGAGACCACCATCGACGACATCCACGCGGCGTACCGCTCGGGCGCACTCACCGCCAAGCGCCTGGTGGAGCTCTACCTCGACCGCATCGACCGCTACGACAAACAGGGGCCGGCGCTCAACGCGATCATCACGATCAACCCCGGAGCGCTCGCAGAGGCGGAGCGTCTCGATACCGCTTTTCGAGCTTCCGGATTCGTCGGGCCGCTGCATGGCATCCCGATCGTCGTCAAGGACCAGGCCGATGTCCGTGGCCTGCCCACCACGTTGGGATCGGTCCTCTTCAAGGACTATTTCCCGGACCGCGACTGTTTCGTCGTGGACAGGCTCAAACGGGCCGGAGCCGTCATTCTCGCCAAGGCGACGCTCGGAGAGCTCGGCGGCGGCGACACGCACGGCTCGCTGTTCGGCTCGACACGCAACCCCTACGACCTCGAGCGCACCGCCGGAGGCTCGTCCGGCGGCTCGGCGGTGAGCGTCTCGGCGAATTACTGCACCGTTGCGGTCGGCCAGGAGGGCTTCGCCTCGATCCGCCGGCCCGCGATCTGGAACTGCGTTGCCGGCATGAGGCCCACCGCCGGGCTGGTCAGCCGCTCCGGCGTCTTCGCGGGCTGGCCGTCGGTCAACGGCTCGCTCGGCCCGATGGCGCGCACCGTAGCCGACCTGGCGAAGCTGCTCGACGCGATGGTCGGCTATGACCCCGAGGATCCGCTCACTGCCCGCGGCGCCGCCCACGTCCCCGAAACCTTCGCGCAATTCCTCGACCCGGCCGGCCTGAAGGGCGCCCGGATCGGAATCCTGCGCGAGCCGATGGGCTTCCACACCGAGCCGCAGTCGGAGGATTTCGCCAGGGTGGACGAAGTCTTCGCGCGCGCCGTGGGCGAGCTCCGGGAGGCCGGAGCCGAGATCGTCGACCCGATCTCGATTCCGAGGCTCAACGAGCTGCTGGCGAAACGCGCCGTCAGCTTCGCCGAGGAGGAAGAGTCCTTCAAGACCTATTTCGGCAGAAGCGGCCGCTCGCCCTACCCGTCGCGCGAAGCGGTGGCGCAATCGCCGGAGTTCTCGAAAGTGGTCAAAGGATCGCAGGAGCGCTGGAAACGAAAACCCGATCCCGCCGCGCACTACGAGTACCTCAAGGCGCGCGAAGAGCTGCTGACCAGCCTGCTGAAGGCGATGGCCGATCACCGCCTCGACGCGATCGTGCACAAGGCGGTGGAGCATCAGCCCACGCTGATCCGCGACGGCGTCAATCCCCCGTTCGTCGACCAGAAGGGCGCGCCGCACCTCAACACCTTTCTGGTCTTCGTCCCTTCGGTGGTCGTGCCGGCGGGTTTCACGAGCGACCGCCTGCCGGCCGGCATCACTTTTCTCGGCCGCCCGTACGACGACGGCCGGATGATCCGCCTGGCTTACAGCTACGAGCAGGCCACGCGCCACCGCCGGCCCCCCGCGAGCACCACCCCGATGTAG
- the prpC gene encoding 2-methylcitrate synthase gives MASQKSGGLEGVIAGRTAVATVEKEGTGLSYRGYSIYDLAEHASFEEVAYLLIYGRLPDARALAEYQKNLIALRALPAPLKTVLEQIPASAHPMDVMRTGCSALGAMEPEGPDRDQIAIANRLTACFSSMLLYWHHFAVRGERIETETDDDSTAGHFLHLLHRRKPDELTRRAVDVSLILYAEHEFNASTFTARTITSTLADFYSAVTGAIGALRGPLHGGANEAAMELIERFSSPDEAERAVLQMIREKKLVMGFGHRVYKVRDPRSDVIKRWAQRLASACGDERLYPVSERIEQVMRREKNLFPNLDFYSASAYRFCGIPTQFFTPLFVIARITGWAAHIFEQRADNRLIRPNAEYIGPESRPFVPLSRRGA, from the coding sequence ATGGCAAGCCAGAAAAGCGGAGGGCTGGAGGGCGTGATCGCGGGGCGGACGGCGGTCGCCACCGTGGAGAAGGAAGGAACGGGGCTGAGCTACCGCGGCTACTCGATCTACGACCTCGCGGAGCACGCCAGCTTCGAGGAGGTCGCCTATCTTCTGATCTACGGCAGGCTGCCCGACGCGCGTGCGCTCGCCGAGTACCAAAAAAACCTGATCGCGCTGCGCGCCCTTCCCGCGCCGCTCAAGACCGTGCTCGAGCAGATTCCCGCCTCGGCCCACCCGATGGACGTGATGCGCACCGGTTGCTCGGCGCTCGGCGCGATGGAGCCCGAAGGCCCCGACCGCGACCAGATCGCGATTGCCAACCGCCTGACCGCCTGCTTCTCTTCCATGCTCCTTTACTGGCATCACTTCGCCGTCCGCGGCGAGCGCATCGAAACGGAAACCGACGACGACAGCACCGCGGGCCACTTCCTCCATCTGCTCCACCGCCGAAAGCCCGACGAGCTCACCCGGCGCGCCGTGGACGTCTCGCTGATCCTCTACGCCGAGCACGAGTTCAACGCTTCGACCTTCACGGCCCGCACGATCACCTCCACGCTCGCCGACTTTTACTCCGCGGTCACCGGCGCGATCGGCGCTCTGCGGGGTCCGCTGCACGGGGGCGCCAACGAAGCCGCGATGGAGCTGATCGAACGCTTCTCGTCGCCCGACGAGGCGGAGCGCGCGGTGCTCCAGATGATCCGGGAGAAAAAGCTGGTCATGGGCTTCGGACATCGCGTTTACAAGGTCCGCGATCCCCGTTCCGACGTGATCAAGCGCTGGGCGCAACGGCTGGCGAGCGCGTGCGGCGACGAACGGCTCTATCCCGTGTCGGAGCGGATCGAACAGGTGATGCGTCGGGAGAAGAACCTGTTTCCCAATCTCGACTTCTACAGTGCCTCGGCTTACCGCTTCTGCGGCATCCCGACGCAGTTCTTCACGCCGCTTTTCGTGATCGCGCGTATCACCGGCTGGGCCGCGCACATCTTCGAGCAGCGCGCGGACAATCGGCTGATCCGGCCCAATGCCGAGTACATCGGGCCCGAATCCAGGCCGTTCGTCCCGCTTTCCCGCCGCGGCGCGTGA
- a CDS encoding bifunctional 2-methylcitrate dehydratase/aconitate hydratase: MNDAAPESRPAPDPLMVEIADYAAGYVPESREAYETARYCLMDSLGCALLALRYPECTKHLGPVVPGAFLPNGARVPGTPWRLDPVQAAFNLGTMIRWLDFNDTWLAAEWGHPSDNLGGILMVADYLNRARGGRLVVRDVLRAMIKAHEIQGVLALENSFNRVGLDHVLLVRLATTAVATALLGGTRDQIVSAVSNAWADGGSLRLYRHAPNTGPRKSWAAGDATSRGVRLALLALQGEIGYPSALSARTWGFYDVLFRGKSFVLPRPFGSYVMENVLFKISFPAEFHAQTAVECALQLHGEVSHRLDEVERVVITTQESAIRIIDKPGPLHNPADRDHCLQYMTAVGLIFGELTADHYQDRVAADPRIDALRAKMVVVEEPRYSRDYLDPDKRSIANAVQVFFKDGSKTANVVVEYPIGHRRRRSEGIPLLLRKFAANLESRLPRERCGAILELCAASDRLEETPVDRFVDLFALDGPP, encoded by the coding sequence ATGAACGACGCCGCTCCCGAGAGCCGCCCCGCTCCCGATCCGCTGATGGTCGAGATCGCCGACTACGCGGCCGGTTACGTGCCCGAGAGCCGCGAGGCTTACGAGACCGCACGCTACTGCCTGATGGACTCGCTCGGCTGCGCCCTGCTGGCGCTTCGCTATCCCGAGTGCACGAAGCATCTCGGGCCGGTCGTTCCGGGCGCGTTTCTGCCGAACGGAGCTCGCGTTCCGGGCACCCCCTGGCGCCTCGACCCGGTTCAAGCCGCTTTCAATCTCGGCACGATGATCCGCTGGCTCGATTTCAACGACACCTGGCTCGCGGCCGAGTGGGGCCATCCGTCCGACAACCTCGGCGGCATCCTCATGGTCGCCGACTACCTCAACCGGGCGCGCGGCGGCCGGCTGGTGGTGCGCGACGTCCTCCGGGCGATGATCAAGGCGCACGAGATCCAGGGCGTCCTGGCGCTCGAGAACAGCTTCAACCGCGTCGGGCTGGACCACGTTCTCCTGGTGCGGCTGGCGACGACGGCCGTCGCGACCGCACTGCTCGGCGGCACTCGCGACCAGATCGTGAGCGCGGTCTCCAACGCGTGGGCCGACGGCGGCAGCCTGCGGCTCTACCGCCACGCCCCCAATACCGGACCGCGCAAGTCCTGGGCCGCGGGCGACGCGACGTCGCGCGGCGTCCGCCTGGCGCTCCTCGCGCTCCAGGGCGAGATCGGCTACCCCTCGGCGCTGTCGGCGCGGACCTGGGGCTTCTACGACGTCCTGTTCCGCGGCAAGAGCTTCGTCCTTCCCCGCCCGTTCGGCTCCTACGTGATGGAAAACGTGCTCTTCAAGATCTCCTTCCCCGCCGAATTCCACGCGCAAACCGCCGTCGAATGCGCGCTCCAGCTCCACGGCGAGGTGAGCCATCGCCTCGACGAGGTCGAGCGCGTCGTGATCACGACCCAGGAGTCCGCAATCCGGATCATCGACAAGCCCGGACCGCTCCACAATCCCGCCGATCGCGATCATTGCCTGCAGTACATGACGGCGGTGGGCCTGATCTTCGGCGAGCTGACCGCGGACCACTACCAGGACCGCGTCGCGGCCGACCCGCGCATCGACGCCTTGCGGGCGAAGATGGTCGTCGTCGAGGAGCCGCGCTACTCGCGCGACTATCTCGATCCCGACAAGCGCTCGATCGCCAACGCGGTCCAGGTCTTCTTCAAGGACGGCTCGAAAACCGCCAACGTCGTCGTCGAGTATCCGATCGGCCACCGCCGGCGCCGTAGCGAAGGCATCCCTCTGCTGCTGCGGAAATTCGCGGCCAATCTGGAATCCCGGCTTCCGCGGGAACGATGCGGGGCGATCCTGGAGCTCTGCGCGGCCTCCGACAGGCTAGAGGAAACGCCGGTCGATCGCTTCGTGGATCTCTTCGCGCTCGACGGACCGCCATGA